In Tenacibaculum pacificus, a single window of DNA contains:
- a CDS encoding NAD(P)H-dependent oxidoreductase, whose translation MELLDKLNWRYAAKAMNGEKISEDKITRILEAARLAPTSSGLQPFEIFVIKNQEIKEKIKPIAWNQSVITDCSHLLVFAAWDTYTEERINHMFDLTNKIRGFKNEGWENYRQMLLSSYPHKDSEENFNHAAKQAYIAFSQAITAAAYEGVDATPVEGFDPTAVDEILNLREKGLRSAVLLPIGYRAEDKDWLVNLVKVRKPMEELVTVIE comes from the coding sequence ATGGAATTATTAGATAAATTAAATTGGAGATATGCCGCTAAAGCAATGAACGGTGAAAAAATTTCAGAAGATAAAATAACTCGTATTTTAGAAGCTGCTCGTTTAGCACCAACATCAAGCGGATTACAGCCTTTTGAGATTTTTGTGATTAAAAACCAAGAGATAAAAGAAAAGATTAAACCTATCGCTTGGAATCAATCCGTAATTACAGACTGCTCTCACCTACTTGTTTTTGCTGCTTGGGATACCTATACCGAAGAAAGAATTAATCATATGTTCGATTTAACAAACAAAATTCGAGGTTTTAAAAACGAAGGTTGGGAGAATTACCGTCAAATGTTATTGAGTTCTTATCCGCATAAAGATTCAGAAGAAAACTTTAATCATGCAGCTAAACAAGCATACATTGCTTTTTCTCAAGCAATTACAGCCGCTGCTTATGAAGGTGTTGATGCTACACCTGTAGAAGGTTTTGATCCTACAGCAGTTGATGAAATTTTAAACTTACGTGAAAAAGGATTACGTAGTGCTGTTTTGTTACCTATCGGATACAGAGCTGAAGACAAAGATTGGTTGGTAAACTTAGTAAAAGTCAGAAAACCTATGGAAGAATTAGTAACGGTAATTGAATAA
- a CDS encoding TetR/AcrR family transcriptional regulator: MAKLQKSIDKRNALVKATIELVNNNGFHATPMSKIAKMANVSPATIYLYFENKQDLVNQTYIEVKSKYTDYAFATYNDKVSVEIGFEVIWKRIADFKLKECENAMFLAQCDNTPIIDELSRQEGTKHLQPLLDLWRRGKKEGIIKPMSDYILYAYAINPLSFLIISQKRGEFTLDKTHIEEAYQSAWNSIKVCSR; the protein is encoded by the coding sequence ATGGCTAAACTTCAAAAAAGTATTGACAAACGAAATGCACTTGTAAAAGCAACTATTGAGTTAGTTAACAATAACGGTTTTCATGCAACTCCGATGAGTAAAATTGCTAAAATGGCAAATGTATCTCCAGCAACTATATATCTGTATTTTGAAAATAAGCAAGATTTAGTAAATCAAACCTACATAGAGGTAAAATCAAAATATACCGATTATGCTTTTGCAACTTATAACGATAAAGTATCTGTAGAAATTGGTTTTGAAGTCATATGGAAACGTATTGCCGATTTTAAACTAAAAGAGTGTGAAAACGCCATGTTTTTAGCACAATGCGATAATACACCAATAATTGATGAGCTAAGTCGTCAGGAAGGAACTAAACACTTACAGCCCCTACTAGATCTTTGGAGGCGTGGTAAAAAAGAAGGAATCATAAAACCAATGTCTGATTACATATTATATGCTTATGCAATTAACCCCTTATCATTTTTAATTATTTCTCAAAAACGTGGCGAATTTACTTTAGATAAAACTCATATTGAAGAAGCCTACCAATCAGCTTGGAATAGTATAAAAGTTTGTAGTAGATAA
- a CDS encoding cold-shock protein — protein sequence MSKGIVKFFNDTKGFGFITEEGVEKDHFVHISGLIDEIREGDEVEFDLEEGNKGPNAVNVKVI from the coding sequence ATGAGTAAAGGAATAGTAAAATTTTTCAACGACACTAAAGGATTTGGATTTATTACAGAAGAAGGTGTTGAAAAAGATCACTTTGTACACATTTCAGGTTTAATCGATGAGATTAGAGAAGGTGACGAAGTTGAATTTGATTTAGAAGAAGGAAACAAAGGACCAAACGCAGTGAACGTAAAAGTGATCTAA
- a CDS encoding Lrp/AsnC family transcriptional regulator → MIKIDETDLKILRILQQDCKKTAKEISETLNLTVSPIYERIKRLEKLGIIKKYVAILDKKNIEVPVTAICMVSLRYHDEGFIDKFDAQIKELKEVQKCYHMAGKVDFFLQINLKDLEDYHDFVRLKLSKIDNIGILESYFVLKEIIDKTEYHL, encoded by the coding sequence ATGATAAAAATAGATGAAACTGATTTAAAAATATTAAGAATATTACAACAAGATTGTAAAAAAACAGCTAAAGAAATTTCCGAAACACTAAATTTAACGGTGTCTCCTATTTATGAAAGAATTAAACGCTTAGAGAAACTAGGTATCATTAAAAAGTATGTCGCTATTTTAGATAAAAAAAACATAGAAGTACCGGTTACAGCTATCTGTATGGTTTCGCTTCGTTACCATGATGAAGGTTTTATTGATAAATTTGACGCACAAATAAAAGAGCTAAAAGAGGTTCAGAAATGCTATCATATGGCAGGAAAAGTAGATTTTTTTTTACAGATAAACCTAAAGGATTTAGAAGATTATCATGATTTTGTCCGTTTAAAACTTTCTAAAATTGATAATATTGGTATTCTTGAAAGTTATTTTGTTCTTAAAGAAATTATAGATAAAACAGAATATCATTTATAA